Below is a genomic region from Candidatus Omnitrophota bacterium.
ATTGTGCATAGCGGCTACAACGCGCTCGATCAGCCATTTCGAATGCCTCGTATCGAGAGAAGGCCTTACTTTAGAAAGGCTGCCGGCCGGAGCCATTGTCGGAACGAGCAGTCGTAAACGTAAAGAGGCTGTTATTCGTTTCAGACCTGATCTAGTCGTAAAAGACATACGAGGCAACATCGATGAAAGGCTGGAACAATTGGATAGCGGGAAGTTTGACGCTATTATCGTAGCGCATGCCGCATTGATAAGACTTGGGCTTGAACACAGGATCACGGAGATTATACCAAGACAAATCATAGAACCGCACCCTCTGCAAGGCAGCCTGGCAGTCCAGGTGCGTACTGACAGGAAAGATCTGTTAAGGGTCTTCAGGGGTATAGATGCTAAC
It encodes:
- the hemC gene encoding hydroxymethylbilane synthase — protein: MLTLKIGTRPSPLAVKQVEEIKSLLPSVRFEVMRIKTRGDTDKTSSLAGREDSDFFTREIEEALLDGRIDAAVHSAKDLETVMPRKLCIAATTRSISHFECLVSREGLTLERLPAGAIVGTSSRKRKEAVIRFRPDLVVKDIRGNIDERLEQLDSGKFDAIIVAHAALIRLGLEHRITEIIPRQIIEPHPLQGSLAVQVRTDRKDLLRVFRGIDAN